The following proteins are co-located in the Choristoneura fumiferana chromosome 23, NRCan_CFum_1, whole genome shotgun sequence genome:
- the LOC141441117 gene encoding protein smoothened-like isoform X3, with translation MSVLRRLCWLLTVTVCKASHDGVNGRNSIADVFADNVTEHLEAINGTPNYRLIKTEKGTQWFPEREIKLDSCVRRARCEPLVNNTCLGAKLPFDKTSVHLTFFNNQHQIQNQLELYTHLINVPKCWAVIQPLLCATFMPKCETVLGQDMVYLPSFEMCNVTMEPCAILYNTSYFPSYLKCNETLFPPKCDNAAREMKFNTTGRCLPPLIHTEKALHFYKGISGCGLPCQDPLYTEDEHHQIHRLVAWGAGVCLLFNLITVATFLIDWRSANKYPALVIFYINVCFAVASMGWLVQFGIGSREDIVCSKDGTRRQGEPSAEENLSCVVVFVLVYYFMMAACVWFVIFTYAWHMSFRSLGKMQDRIDKKAAYFHLVAWSLPLVLTITTMALGEVDGSSITGVCFVGYVSHPMRAALLLAPLCLVFALGGYFLLRGVFSLIAVRVSSKDVISARAANKIRQTITRCSLTAALVAIFIAVTFACHLYEFRNADLWKDSFRDNIVCRMVSLGSGSGPGRGCAGGARPSVSVLQLRLLCCFLAGVLMASWTWTPAAAAAWRRYLARKFGCSVEAEERRARKHELIARAYRRRGEFAARGRVSISLGGSRQDPVGLCLDQTEPLDYPYNAKHESCELSSSWAANLPRFVRRRDALVLRPHASLSSTPDRRHSQDSQISISLRHVSVESRRNSLDSQLSVKIAEMKTKVGRRRTKHSKAKRKARASARKESTPSIESQISRYWLQAVAANNDPSREEVKFSFD, from the exons ATGAGCGTCTTGCGAAGACTATGCTGGCTCTTAACAGTAACTGTGTGCAAGGCCAGCCACGATGGCGTCAACGGGCGGAACTCTATCGCGGACGTGTTCGCTGACAATGTCACGGAACATCTCGAGGCCATCAACGGAACCCCCAACTACAGACTGATAAAGACCGAGAAAGGCACTCAGTGGTTCCCCGAGCGAGAGATCAAACTCGACAGCTGCGTGAGACGAGCCCGCTGCGAACCACTCGTAAACAACACCTGCCTCGGTGCCAAACTACCTTTTGATAAAACCAGTGTTCAtcttacattttttaataacCAACACCAGATTCAAAACCAGTTGGAGTTGTATACACACCTGATAAATGTGCCAAAATGCTGGGCCGTTATACAGCCCTTACTCTGTGCGACATTTATGCCGAAATGTGAAACGGTGCTAGGGCAGGACATGGTGTATCTGCCTTCGTTTGAAATGTGTAACGTCACAATGGAACCTTGCGCCATTTTGTATAATACCTCATATTTTCCGTCGTATTTGAAATGCAACGAAACACTGTTCCCACCGAAATGCGACAACGCCGCGAGAGAGATGAAGTTCAATACGACAGGCAGATGTTTGCCGCCCCTCATACATACTGAAAAAGctttacatttttataaag GTATATCTGGGTGCGGGCTGCCTTGTCAGGACCCGTTGTATACCGAGGACGAGCATCATCAGATCCACCGCTTGGTCGCGTGGGGCGCGGGCGTGTGCCTCCTGTTCAACCTCATCACCGTCGCCACATTCCTCATTGACTGGCGCAGCGCCAACAAATACCCTGCGCTGGTCATCTTCTACATCAATGTGTGCTTCGCTGTCGCTTCTATGGG ATGGCTAGTCCAGTTCGGTATTGGTTCTAGGGAGGACATAGTTTGCTCAAAAGATGGGACTAGGCGTCAGGGTGAACCTTCCGCTGAAGAAAATTTGTCGTGCGTCGTTGTTTTCGTTCTA GTGTACTATTTCATGATGGCTGCTTGCGTTTggttcgtgattttcacttacGCGTGGCACATGAGTTTTCGATCTTTGG GTAAAATGCAAGACAGGATAGACAAGAAGGCGGCGTATTTCCACCTGGTGGCTTGGTCGCTGCCGCTGGTGCTGACGATAACGACGATGGCTCTGGGCGAGGTGGACGGCAGCAGCATCACGGGCGTGTGCTTCGTGGGCTACGTCAGCCACCCCATGCGCGCCGCGCTGCTGCTCGCGCCTCTCTGCCTCGTGTTTGCTCTTGGGGGATACTTTCTACTAAGAG GCGTGTTCTCCCTAATAGCAGTGCGCGTGTCCAGTAAAGACGTGATATCGGCGCGCGCGGCCAACAAGATCCGCCAGACCATCACGCGCTGCTCGCTCACCGCCGCTCTGGTCGCCATCTTCATCGCTGTCACCTTCGCTTGTCACCTCTACGAGTTCCGCAACGCTGATTTATGGAAAGACTCCTTCAGAGATAACATTGT gTGCCGCATGGTGTCGCTGGGGTCGGGGTCGGGGCCGGGGCGCggctgcgcgggcggcgcgcggccgtcGGTGTCGGTGCTGCAGCTGCGGCTACTGTGCTGCTTCCTAGCCGGCGTGCTCATGGCCTCCTGGACCTGgacgcccgccgccgccgccgcttgGCGCCGCTACCTCGCCAG GAAATTCGGTTGCtctgtggaggcggaggagcgtCGCGCGCGCAAGCACGAGCTGATCGCGCGCGCGTACCGGCGGCGCGGCGAGTTCGCGGCGCGCGGCCGGGTCTCCATATCGCTGGGCGGCTCGCGCCAGGACCCCGTGGGGCTGTGCCTCGACCAGACGGAGCCGCTCGACTACCCTTATAATGCTAAACATGAGAG TTGCGAGCTATCATCGTCGTGGGCGGCGAACCTGCCGCGCTTCGTGCGCCGGCGCGACGCGCTAGTCCTGCGGCCGCACGCGTCGCTCAGCTCCACGCCCGACCGCCGCCACAGCCAGGACTCGCAGATCAGCATCAGCCTTCGCCACGTCTCCGTCGAGTCCCGCCGCAACTCCCTCGACAGCCAACTGTCCGTCAAAATCGCCGAAATGAAGACAAAAGTCGGCCGCCGCCGCACCAAGCACAGCAAAGCGAAACGCAAGGCCCGCGCCTCCGCTCGCAAGGAGAGCACCCCGTCTATAGAGAGCCAGATCAGCCGCTATTGGCTGCAGGCCGTCGCGGCTAACAACGATCCGTCCCGCGAAGAAGTCAAATTTAGTTTTGATTGA
- the LOC141441117 gene encoding protein smoothened-like isoform X2, translating to MMSVLRRLCWLLTVTVCKASHDGVNGRNSIADVFADNVTEHLEAINGTPNYRLIKTEKGTQWFPEREIKLDSCVRRARCEPLVNNTCLGAKLPFDKTSVHLTFFNNQHQIQNQLELYTHLINVPKCWAVIQPLLCATFMPKCETVLGQDMVYLPSFEMCNVTMEPCAILYNTSYFPSYLKCNETLFPPKCDNAAREMKFNTTGRCLPPLIHTEKALHFYKGISGCGLPCQDPLYTEDEHHQIHRLVAWGAGVCLLFNLITVATFLIDWRSANKYPALVIFYINVCFAVASMGWLVQFGIGSREDIVCSKDGTRRQGEPSAEENLSCVVVFVLVYYFMMAACVWFVIFTYAWHMSFRSLGKMQDRIDKKAAYFHLVAWSLPLVLTITTMALGEVDGSSITGVCFVGYVSHPMRAALLLAPLCLVFALGGYFLLRGVFSLIAVRVSSKDVISARAANKIRQTITRCSLTAALVAIFIAVTFACHLYEFRNADLWKDSFRDNIVCRMVSLGSGSGPGRGCAGGARPSVSVLQLRLLCCFLAGVLMASWTWTPAAAAAWRRYLARKFGCSVEAEERRARKHELIARAYRRRGEFAARGRVSISLGGSRQDPVGLCLDQTEPLDYPYNAKHESCELSSSWAANLPRFVRRRDALVLRPHASLSSTPDRRHSQDSQISISLRHVSVESRRNSLDSQLSVKIAEMKTKVGRRRTKHSKAKRKARASARKESTPSIESQISRYWLQAVAANNDPSREEVKFSFD from the exons ATGAGCGTCTTGCGAAGACTATGCTGGCTCTTAACAGTAACTGTGTGCAAGGCCAGCCACGATGGCGTCAACGGGCGGAACTCTATCGCGGACGTGTTCGCTGACAATGTCACGGAACATCTCGAGGCCATCAACGGAACCCCCAACTACAGACTGATAAAGACCGAGAAAGGCACTCAGTGGTTCCCCGAGCGAGAGATCAAACTCGACAGCTGCGTGAGACGAGCCCGCTGCGAACCACTCGTAAACAACACCTGCCTCGGTGCCAAACTACCTTTTGATAAAACCAGTGTTCAtcttacattttttaataacCAACACCAGATTCAAAACCAGTTGGAGTTGTATACACACCTGATAAATGTGCCAAAATGCTGGGCCGTTATACAGCCCTTACTCTGTGCGACATTTATGCCGAAATGTGAAACGGTGCTAGGGCAGGACATGGTGTATCTGCCTTCGTTTGAAATGTGTAACGTCACAATGGAACCTTGCGCCATTTTGTATAATACCTCATATTTTCCGTCGTATTTGAAATGCAACGAAACACTGTTCCCACCGAAATGCGACAACGCCGCGAGAGAGATGAAGTTCAATACGACAGGCAGATGTTTGCCGCCCCTCATACATACTGAAAAAGctttacatttttataaag GTATATCTGGGTGCGGGCTGCCTTGTCAGGACCCGTTGTATACCGAGGACGAGCATCATCAGATCCACCGCTTGGTCGCGTGGGGCGCGGGCGTGTGCCTCCTGTTCAACCTCATCACCGTCGCCACATTCCTCATTGACTGGCGCAGCGCCAACAAATACCCTGCGCTGGTCATCTTCTACATCAATGTGTGCTTCGCTGTCGCTTCTATGGG ATGGCTAGTCCAGTTCGGTATTGGTTCTAGGGAGGACATAGTTTGCTCAAAAGATGGGACTAGGCGTCAGGGTGAACCTTCCGCTGAAGAAAATTTGTCGTGCGTCGTTGTTTTCGTTCTA GTGTACTATTTCATGATGGCTGCTTGCGTTTggttcgtgattttcacttacGCGTGGCACATGAGTTTTCGATCTTTGG GTAAAATGCAAGACAGGATAGACAAGAAGGCGGCGTATTTCCACCTGGTGGCTTGGTCGCTGCCGCTGGTGCTGACGATAACGACGATGGCTCTGGGCGAGGTGGACGGCAGCAGCATCACGGGCGTGTGCTTCGTGGGCTACGTCAGCCACCCCATGCGCGCCGCGCTGCTGCTCGCGCCTCTCTGCCTCGTGTTTGCTCTTGGGGGATACTTTCTACTAAGAG GCGTGTTCTCCCTAATAGCAGTGCGCGTGTCCAGTAAAGACGTGATATCGGCGCGCGCGGCCAACAAGATCCGCCAGACCATCACGCGCTGCTCGCTCACCGCCGCTCTGGTCGCCATCTTCATCGCTGTCACCTTCGCTTGTCACCTCTACGAGTTCCGCAACGCTGATTTATGGAAAGACTCCTTCAGAGATAACATTGT gTGCCGCATGGTGTCGCTGGGGTCGGGGTCGGGGCCGGGGCGCggctgcgcgggcggcgcgcggccgtcGGTGTCGGTGCTGCAGCTGCGGCTACTGTGCTGCTTCCTAGCCGGCGTGCTCATGGCCTCCTGGACCTGgacgcccgccgccgccgccgcttgGCGCCGCTACCTCGCCAG GAAATTCGGTTGCtctgtggaggcggaggagcgtCGCGCGCGCAAGCACGAGCTGATCGCGCGCGCGTACCGGCGGCGCGGCGAGTTCGCGGCGCGCGGCCGGGTCTCCATATCGCTGGGCGGCTCGCGCCAGGACCCCGTGGGGCTGTGCCTCGACCAGACGGAGCCGCTCGACTACCCTTATAATGCTAAACATGAGAG TTGCGAGCTATCATCGTCGTGGGCGGCGAACCTGCCGCGCTTCGTGCGCCGGCGCGACGCGCTAGTCCTGCGGCCGCACGCGTCGCTCAGCTCCACGCCCGACCGCCGCCACAGCCAGGACTCGCAGATCAGCATCAGCCTTCGCCACGTCTCCGTCGAGTCCCGCCGCAACTCCCTCGACAGCCAACTGTCCGTCAAAATCGCCGAAATGAAGACAAAAGTCGGCCGCCGCCGCACCAAGCACAGCAAAGCGAAACGCAAGGCCCGCGCCTCCGCTCGCAAGGAGAGCACCCCGTCTATAGAGAGCCAGATCAGCCGCTATTGGCTGCAGGCCGTCGCGGCTAACAACGATCCGTCCCGCGAAGAAGTCAAATTTAGTTTTGATTGA
- the qtc gene encoding GRIP domain-containing protein quick-to-court isoform X1, translated as MNRNSNRRIPEYHDEHCCAGNVSNNFRRTSSLRLRGEKMVQRSPLSTRKLISIPIITEHQKNHHDGHRLVEPNHRARSQSFSSNAQKPNKSGLKIQEHCMENGKLSVSDSAHTPPGSPEELPDDESLHSYGSAATAASVDAGYAPFNGTTFSGRSMRYVLHCSSHAGLAGEEYLTPTQRAQKQIRRLKNLLSQAKKDLDKKDSEIFHLTKEVVELRLYKASICSPDEKSNSSEIVTIRENADEASLEQESPKTEDAPHTFDVTDSPLFKAQTPTRSRNSEMQGSFTDSGHFDDLTNSSLHSKESVHMLTHDASCMVELNGDEDRQSLISYYEKKVEDVMRAHVGETQELKKAHNDKVEALLQKLADVNTRYCELLPNYEQAKEKIHILEKQLEEASKQLQEEESRHRAVYLQMYNKGVEAANYSVNKDGEASGSQSPMSRVSVEELLEQLQITQTELENVRDTAFKEDRTAKSKVLLSAKEAVSLWVLGARKAMYRRIVESQKGNKTNVDPEVTLQFLKSAIYYFLTDPENHQGHLNAIENILGFTDAEKQNIRKARAT; from the exons ATGAACAGAAATTCCAACAGAAGAATACCGGAATACCACGATGAGCACTGCTGCGCGGGAAATGTCTCAAACAATTTCCGCCGCACCTCGTCACTGCGCCTGCGCGGTGAAAAAATGGTGCAGCGCTCGCCTCTTTCTACAAGgaaattaatttcaattccTATAATCACGGAACATCAGAAAAACCACCACGATGGGCACCGTCTCGTGGAGCCTAACCATCGCGCTCGGAGCCAA TCATTTAGCTCGAATGCTCAAAAGCCAAACAAATCCGGCCTGAAAATACAAGAGCACTGCATGGAGAACGGGAAGCTGAGTGTCTCAGATTCAGCGCACACTCCACCTGGATCTCCCGAGGAGTTGCCTGATGATGAGTCCTTACACAGCTATGGCAGTGCTGCCACTGCTGCTTCAGTGGATGCTGGTTATGCACCATTTAATGGCACTACGTTCAGTGGACGATCCATGCGCTATGTTCTTCACTGTTCATCACATGCGGGTCTTGCTGGAGAAGAATATCTGACTCCTACCCAGAGGGCTCAAAAACAAATTCGTAGACTGAAAAATCTCCTCTCTCAAGCCAAAAAAGACTTAGACAAGAAAGATAGTGAAATTTTTCATCTCACTAAAGAAGTTGTGGAGTTACGCCTTTACAAAGCTTCAATCTGCTCCCCAGATGAGAAGTCTAACTCTAGCGAAATTGTAACTATAAGAGAAAATGCTGATGAAGCATCACTTGAACAGGAGAGCCCAAAAACAGAAGATGCACCTCATACCTTTGATGTTACAGACAGCCCCCTGTTCAAAGCTCAAACCCCAACCAGGAGCCGCAACAGCGAAATGCAAGGTTCCTTTACAGATTCTGGTCACTTTGATGATCTCACTAACTCTTCTCTACATTCCAAAGAATCTGTTCACATGTTGACTCACGATGCATCCTGTATGGTCGAACTAAATGGTGATGAGGATCGCCAGAGCTTGATCTCATATTATGAAAAGAAAGTTGAAGATGTGATGAGAGCTCATGTAGGTGAAACACAGGAATTAAAGAAAGCTCATAATGATAAAGTAGAAGCGCTGCTTCAGAAACTAGCTGATGTTAACACACGATATTGTGAATTGCTGCCAAATTACgagcaagctaaagaaaagatACATATTCTGGAGAAGCAGCTAGAAGAGGCGAGTAAGCAACTGCAGGAGGAGGAAAGCCGCCACCGAGCTGTGTACTTACAAATGTACAATAAGGGTGTGGAAGCTGCAAACTATTCAGTTAATAag GATGGTGAGGCAAGCGGATCACAGAGTCCAATGAGCCGGGTGTCTGTGGAGGAGCTGCTGGAACAACTGCAGATCACGCAGACTGAGCTTGAAAACGTCAGA GACACGGCATTCAAGGAAGACAGAACAGCCAAATCCAAAGTACTGCTAAGTGCAAAGGAGGCTGTTTCTTTATGGGTCCTAGGAGCTCGAAAG GCCATGTATCGTCGCATCGTGGAGTCCCAGAAGGGCAACAAAACCAACGTGGATCCCGAAGTTACTCTGCAATTTCTCAAGTCTGCGATCTACTACTTCCTCACTGACCCCGAGAACCACCAAGGACATCTCAATGCAATAGAGAACATCCTCGGCTTCACCGACGCAGAGAAGCAAAACATCCGCAAGGCCAGAGCGACATAA
- the qtc gene encoding GRIP domain-containing protein quick-to-court isoform X2 has translation MNRNSNRRIPEYHDEHCCAGNVSNNFRRTSSLRLRGEKMVQRSPLSTRKLISIPIITEHQKNHHDGHRLVEPNHRARSQSFSSNAQKPNKSGLKIQEHCMENGKLSVSDSAHTPPGSPEELPDDESLHSYGSAATAASVDAGYAPFNGTTFSGRSMRYVLHCSSHAGLAGEEYLTPTQRAQKQIRRLKNLLSQAKKDLDKKDSEIFHLTKEVVELRLYKASICSPDEKSNSSEIVTIRENADEASLEQESPKTEDAPHTFDVTDSPLFKAQTPTRSRNSEMQGSFTDSGHFDDLTNSSLHSKESVHMLTHDASCMVELNGDEDRQSLISYYEKKVEDVMRAHVGETQELKKAHNDKVEALLQKLADVNTRYCELLPNYEQAKEKIHILEKQLEEASKQLQEEESRHRAVYLQMYNKGVEAANYSVNKDGEASGSQSPMSRVSVEELLEQLQITQTELENVRAMYRRIVESQKGNKTNVDPEVTLQFLKSAIYYFLTDPENHQGHLNAIENILGFTDAEKQNIRKARAT, from the exons ATGAACAGAAATTCCAACAGAAGAATACCGGAATACCACGATGAGCACTGCTGCGCGGGAAATGTCTCAAACAATTTCCGCCGCACCTCGTCACTGCGCCTGCGCGGTGAAAAAATGGTGCAGCGCTCGCCTCTTTCTACAAGgaaattaatttcaattccTATAATCACGGAACATCAGAAAAACCACCACGATGGGCACCGTCTCGTGGAGCCTAACCATCGCGCTCGGAGCCAA TCATTTAGCTCGAATGCTCAAAAGCCAAACAAATCCGGCCTGAAAATACAAGAGCACTGCATGGAGAACGGGAAGCTGAGTGTCTCAGATTCAGCGCACACTCCACCTGGATCTCCCGAGGAGTTGCCTGATGATGAGTCCTTACACAGCTATGGCAGTGCTGCCACTGCTGCTTCAGTGGATGCTGGTTATGCACCATTTAATGGCACTACGTTCAGTGGACGATCCATGCGCTATGTTCTTCACTGTTCATCACATGCGGGTCTTGCTGGAGAAGAATATCTGACTCCTACCCAGAGGGCTCAAAAACAAATTCGTAGACTGAAAAATCTCCTCTCTCAAGCCAAAAAAGACTTAGACAAGAAAGATAGTGAAATTTTTCATCTCACTAAAGAAGTTGTGGAGTTACGCCTTTACAAAGCTTCAATCTGCTCCCCAGATGAGAAGTCTAACTCTAGCGAAATTGTAACTATAAGAGAAAATGCTGATGAAGCATCACTTGAACAGGAGAGCCCAAAAACAGAAGATGCACCTCATACCTTTGATGTTACAGACAGCCCCCTGTTCAAAGCTCAAACCCCAACCAGGAGCCGCAACAGCGAAATGCAAGGTTCCTTTACAGATTCTGGTCACTTTGATGATCTCACTAACTCTTCTCTACATTCCAAAGAATCTGTTCACATGTTGACTCACGATGCATCCTGTATGGTCGAACTAAATGGTGATGAGGATCGCCAGAGCTTGATCTCATATTATGAAAAGAAAGTTGAAGATGTGATGAGAGCTCATGTAGGTGAAACACAGGAATTAAAGAAAGCTCATAATGATAAAGTAGAAGCGCTGCTTCAGAAACTAGCTGATGTTAACACACGATATTGTGAATTGCTGCCAAATTACgagcaagctaaagaaaagatACATATTCTGGAGAAGCAGCTAGAAGAGGCGAGTAAGCAACTGCAGGAGGAGGAAAGCCGCCACCGAGCTGTGTACTTACAAATGTACAATAAGGGTGTGGAAGCTGCAAACTATTCAGTTAATAag GATGGTGAGGCAAGCGGATCACAGAGTCCAATGAGCCGGGTGTCTGTGGAGGAGCTGCTGGAACAACTGCAGATCACGCAGACTGAGCTTGAAAACGTCAGA GCCATGTATCGTCGCATCGTGGAGTCCCAGAAGGGCAACAAAACCAACGTGGATCCCGAAGTTACTCTGCAATTTCTCAAGTCTGCGATCTACTACTTCCTCACTGACCCCGAGAACCACCAAGGACATCTCAATGCAATAGAGAACATCCTCGGCTTCACCGACGCAGAGAAGCAAAACATCCGCAAGGCCAGAGCGACATAA